A window of Panicum virgatum strain AP13 chromosome 8K, P.virgatum_v5, whole genome shotgun sequence contains these coding sequences:
- the LOC120644709 gene encoding sialyltransferase-like protein 5: MTRAHLLPAASQRRPTVALLLGLALAFCLAVLSIQSSFFAAPGAPGRRLDLDAGDVRELAGFQSRVQQCVASRGLGLTADIIDHCKLVLKFPEGTNSTWYNTQFKIFEPLEYKYDVCEAILLWEQYRNMTTVLTREYLDVRPDGWLDYAAKRIAQLGADKCYNRTLCDELLSILLPAKPPFHPRQFATCAVVGNSGDLLKKEFGQEIDAHDAVFRDNEAPVNQKYAKHVGLKRDFRLVVRGAARNMAPILKGSSDEALIIKSLTHKEINAVIKELPNPVYLFQGIVLRRGAKGTGMKSIELALSMCDIIDMYGFTVDPGYTEWTRYFSAPRKGHNPLQGRAYYQLLECLGVIRIHSPMRAQRVEDWSDIPSKEEIRRAHAAAFRLKKHETGQPAELGPFSNCKVWGTVDPDYGPVSGTSDMSELRKNSNYRKWELLPLEKLRREAQEHYIQMDGVSLYKMDGNKLDDLVCVRHQRSSS, translated from the exons ATGACGAGGGCCCACCTGCTGCCGGCGGCGTCGCAGCGCCGGCCGAcggtggcgctgctgctgggCCTGGCGCTGGCCTTCTGCCTCGCCGTGCTCTCCATCCAGTCGTCATTCTTCGCCGCCCCGG GGGCGCCGGGCAGGAGGCTGGATCTGGACGCCGGCGACGTGCGCGAGCTCGCGGGGTTCCAGTCCCGCGTCCAGCAGTGCGTG GCAAGCAGGGGACTTGGCCTCACAGCAGATATCATTGATCACTGCAAGCTGGTCCTTAAATTTCCTGAAGGGACCAACAGCACCTGG TATAATACCCAGTTCAAGATTTTTGAACCTCTAGAATACAAGTATGATGTCTGCGAAGCTATCTTATTGTGGGAGCAG TACCGCAACATGACGACTGTATTGACAAGGGAGTACTTGGATGTGAGACCAGATGGATGGTTAGATTATGCGGCTAAAAGGATTGCACAGCT TGGTGCTGATAAATGCTACAATCGTACTCTCTGTGATGAGCTGCTTAGTATTTTGCTGCCTGCTAAACCTCCTTTCCACCCGCGCCAGTTTGCAACATGTGCAGTTGTTGGTAACTCAGGAGATCTCTTGAAAAAAGAGTTTGGACAAGAGATTGATGCACATGATGCTGTGTTTCGGGACAATGAGGCACCTGTTAATCAG AAATATGCAAAACATGTTGGATTGAAGAGGGACTTTCGACTGGTTGTCAGGGGTGCTGCTCGAAATATGGCACCAATACTGAAGGGCTCCT CTGATGAGGCACTTATTATTAAAAGTTTGACACACAAAGAAATCAATGCAGTGATAAAG GAACTTCCAAATCCTGTCTACCTTTTTCAAGGTATAGTCCTACGAAGAGGTGCTAAAGGAACTGGCATGAAGTCCATAGAACTAGCTCTTTCCATGTGTGATATTATTGACATGTATGGTTTTACAGTTGATCCTGGCTACACAGAATG gacacggtACTTCTCAGCACCTAGGAAAGGGCACAATCCACTTCAAGGGCGGGCTTATTATCAACTTCTGGAATGCCTTGGA GTCATTCGGATCCATTCTCCCATGAGAGCACAAAGGGTGGAAGACTGGTCAGACATACCAAGCAAAGAAGAGATCAGAAGAGCGCATGCTGCAGCATTTCGTCTAAAAAAGCACGAAACTGGCCAGCCAGCTGAACTGGGGCCATTTAGCAATTGCAAGGTATGGGGAACAGTTGACCCTGACTACGGTCCAGTATCAGGGACTTCAGATATGAGCGAACTTCGTAAGAATTCAAACTACAGAAAGTGGGAGTTGCTTCCACTGGAGAAGCTAAGAAGGGAGGCTCAGGAACACTATATCCAAATGGATGGCGTGTCTCTGTACAAGATGGACGGAAACAAGTTAGACGATCTTGTCTGTGTGAGGCACCAGCGGTCATCAAGTTGA